In Sceloporus undulatus isolate JIND9_A2432 ecotype Alabama chromosome 7, SceUnd_v1.1, whole genome shotgun sequence, one DNA window encodes the following:
- the GRIN1 gene encoding glutamate receptor ionotropic, NMDA 1 isoform X6, which yields MRLLLLGVLVWFSLARAGCEPKVVNLGAVLSTKKHEAVFREAVAQANKRHGAWKIQLNATSVTHKPNAIQMALSVCEDLISSQVYAILVSHPPAPNDHLTPTPVSYTAGFYRIPVIGLTTRMSIYSDKSIHLSFLRTVPPYSHQSNVWFEMMRFYKWNHIILIVSDDHEGRAAQKKLETLLEEKESKSKKRNYDSLEQLSYDNKRGPKAEKVLQFEPGTKNVTSLLLEAKELEARVIILSASEDDATTVYTAAAKENMTGPGYVWLVGEREISGNALRSAPEGLIGLQLMNGKNESAHIRDAVAVVAQAVHDLFEKENITDPPRGCVGNTNIWKTGPLFKRVLMQTKYADGVTGRVEFNEDGDRKYANYSVMNLQNNKLVQVGVYNGSHFLPNDRKIIWPGGETETPQGYEMSTKLKIVTIHQEPFVYVKPTQLDGKCEARHNSTGGLVQQVLCTGPNETMPGRPSVMLCCYGFCIDLLIKLAKTMNFTYEVHLVADGKFGTQERVNNSNKKEWNGMMGELLSGQADMIVAPLTINNERAQYIEFSKPFKYQGLTILVKKEIPRSTLDSFMQPFQSTLWLLVGLSVHVVAVMLYLLDRFSPFGRFKVNSEEEEEDALTLSSAMWFSWGVLLNSGIGEGAPRSFSARILGMVWAGFAMIIVASYTANLAAFLVLDRPEERITGINDPRLRNPSDKFIYATVKQSSVDIYFRRQVELSTMYRHMEKHNYESAAEAIQAVRDNKLHAFIWDSAVLEFEASQKCDLVTTGELFFRSGFGIGMRKDSPWKQNVSLAILNLHENGFMEELDKTWVRYQECDSRSNAPATLTFENMAGVFMLVAGGIVAGIFLIFIEIAYKRHKDARRKQMQLAFAAVNVWRKNLQEDSSDH from the exons atgcggctgctgctgctgggggtgCTGGTGTGGTTCTCGCTGGCCAGGGCCGGGTGCGAGCCCAAAGTGGTGAACCTCGGGGCGGTGCTGAGCACCAAGAAGCACGAGGCCGTCTTCCGCGAGGCAGTGGCCCAGGCCAACAAGCGCCACGGCGCCTGGAAGATCCAGCTCAACGCCACCTCCGTCACCCACAAGCCCAACGCCATCCAGATGGCCCTCTCCGTCTGCGAGGACCTCATCTCCAGCCAG GTCTACGCCATCTTAGTGAGTCACCCACCGGCTCCAAATGACCACCTCACGCCAACGCCTGTCTCCTACACAGCCGGATTCTATAGGATACCAGTCATTGGGCTGACCACGCGCATGTCCATATATTCGGATAAG AGCATCCACTTGTCCTTCCTGCGCACGGTCCCCCCTTATTCCCACCAGTCCAATGTCTGGTTTGAAATGATGCGCTTTTACAAGTGGAACCACATCATACTCATCGTCAGCGATGATCATGAGGGGCGAGCGGCCCAGAAGAAACTGGAgaccctcttagaagagaaagaatCAAAG AGTAAAAAAAGGAACTATGACAGCCTCGAACAACTATCCTATGACAACAAGCGAGGACCCAAG GCTGAGAAGGTGCTCCAGTTTGAACCCGGGACAAAAAATGTCACTTcgctgctcttggaagctaaggaacTGGAGGCTCGGGTTATCATCCTCTCCGCCAG TGAGGATGATGCCACCACCGTCTACACGGCTGCAGCGAAAGAGAACATGACTGGTCCCGGCTACGTGTGGCTTGTGGGGGAGAGGGAGATCTCGGGCAATGCCCTGCGCAGTGCCCCAGAAG GACTGATTGGCTTGCAGCTCATGAATGGGAAGAACGAGTCTGCTCACATCAGGGATGCGGTGGCAGTGGTGGCCCAGGCCGTCCATGACCTCTTTGAGAAGGAGAATATCACAGACCCACCGAGGGGCTGTGTGGGCAacaccaacatctggaagactggcCCGCTCTTCAAGAG GGTGCTCATGCAGACCAAGTATGCGGATGGTGTGACAGGCAGAGTGGAGTTCAATGAGGATGGGGATAGGAAATATGCCAACTACAGTGTCATGAACCTACAGAATAACAAACTGGTGCAAGTCGGAGTCTACAATGGTAGCCAC TTTCTGCCCAACGACCGCAAGATCATCTGGCCTGGAGGAGAGACAGAGACGCCGCAGGGCTATGAAATGTCTACAAAACTAAAG ATTGTCACCATTCACCAAGAGCCGTTTGTCTATGTGAAGCCGACCCAGTTAGACGGGAAGTGTGAAGCGCGCCACAACAGCACCGGGGGGTTGGTGCAGCAGGTCCTCTGCACTGGGCCAAACGAGACCATGCCAG GCCGCCCCAGTGTGATGTTGTGTTGTTACGGATTCTGCATTGACTTACTCATCAAGCTCGCCAAGACAATGAATTTCACCTATGAAGTTCACCTGGTGGCCGATGGCAAATTTGGAACCCAAGAGCGG gtgaacaacagcaacaagaaggaGTGGAACGGGATGATGGGTGAGCTGCTGAGTGGCCAGGCCGACATGATTGTAGCCCCACTGACCATTAACAACGAGCGGGCACAGTACATCGAATTCTCCAAGCCCTTCAAGTATCAGGGACTCACCATCCTGGTCAAAAAG gaaaTTCCCCGCAGCACGCTGGACTCGTTCATGCAGCCATTCCAGAGCACTCTGTGGCTCTTAGTGGGGCTCTCGGTGCACGTGGTGGCTGTGATGCTATACCTCCTGGACCGCTTCAG CCCGTTTGGCCGATTTAAAGTGAACAgcgaagaagaggaagaggatgctCTGACACTCTCTTCTGCCATGTGGTTTTCCTGGGGAGTCCTGCTGAACTCTGGCATTGGAGAAG GCGCTCCTCGGAGTTTCTCAGCTCGAATCCTTGGAATGGTGTGGGCTGGATTTGCCATGATTATCGTTGCCTCCTACACTGCCAACCTGGCTGCCTTCCTGGTGTTGGACAGACCGGAGGAACGAATCACTGGCATCAATGACCCCAGG ctGCGAAACCCTTCTGACAAGTTCATCTATGCCACTGTGAAGCAGAGTTCTGTAGACATTTACTTCCGGCGGCAGGTGGAGCTGAGCACTATGTACCGGCACATGGAGAAACACAATTATGAGAGCGCCGCAGAAGCCATCCAGGCTGTCCGGGACAA CAAGCTCCATGCATTCATCTGGGACTCAGCTGTACTGGAGTTTGAAGCTTCACAGAAGTGTGACCTGGTGACAACGGGGGAGCTCTTCTTCCGCTCTGGCTTTGGCATCGGGATGCGCAAGGACAGCCCCTGGAAGCAGAACGTCTCTCTGGCCATCCTCAA CCTCCACGAGAACGGCTTCATGGAAGAGCTTGACAAGACCTGGGTGAGGTATCAGGAGTGTGACTCCCGCAGCAATGCCCCAGCGACCCTCACTTTTGAGAACATGGCAG GTGTATTCATGCTGGTGGCTGGAGGTATTGTGGCCGGgatatttttaatattcataGAAATAGCATACAAAAGGCATAAAGACGCCCGGAGGAAGCAGATGCAACTGGCGTTTGCGGCTGTTAATGTGTGGCGGAAAAACCTGCAG GAGGATTCCTCAGACCACTAG
- the GRIN1 gene encoding glutamate receptor ionotropic, NMDA 1 isoform X5 produces MRLLLLGVLVWFSLARAGCEPKVVNLGAVLSTKKHEAVFREAVAQANKRHGAWKIQLNATSVTHKPNAIQMALSVCEDLISSQVYAILVSHPPAPNDHLTPTPVSYTAGFYRIPVIGLTTRMSIYSDKSIHLSFLRTVPPYSHQSNVWFEMMRFYKWNHIILIVSDDHEGRAAQKKLETLLEEKESKSKKRNYDSLEQLSYDNKRGPKAEKVLQFEPGTKNVTSLLLEAKELEARVIILSASEDDATTVYTAAAKENMTGPGYVWLVGEREISGNALRSAPEGLIGLQLMNGKNESAHIRDAVAVVAQAVHDLFEKENITDPPRGCVGNTNIWKTGPLFKRVLMQTKYADGVTGRVEFNEDGDRKYANYSVMNLQNNKLVQVGVYNGSHFLPNDRKIIWPGGETETPQGYEMSTKLKIVTIHQEPFVYVKPTQLDGKCEARHNSTGGLVQQVLCTGPNETMPGRPSVMLCCYGFCIDLLIKLAKTMNFTYEVHLVADGKFGTQERVNNSNKKEWNGMMGELLSGQADMIVAPLTINNERAQYIEFSKPFKYQGLTILVKKEIPRSTLDSFMQPFQSTLWLLVGLSVHVVAVMLYLLDRFSPFGRFKVNSEEEEEDALTLSSAMWFSWGVLLNSGIGEGAPRSFSARILGMVWAGFAMIIVASYTANLAAFLVLDRPEERITGINDPRLRNPSDKFIYATVKQSSVDIYFRRQVELSTMYRHMEKHNYESAAEAIQAVRDNKLHAFIWDSAVLEFEASQKCDLVTTGELFFRSGFGIGMRKDSPWKQNVSLAILNLHENGFMEELDKTWVRYQECDSRSNAPATLTFENMAGVFMLVAGGIVAGIFLIFIEIAYKRHKDARRKQMQLAFAAVNVWRKNLQQYHPTDITGQLNLSDPSVSTVV; encoded by the exons atgcggctgctgctgctgggggtgCTGGTGTGGTTCTCGCTGGCCAGGGCCGGGTGCGAGCCCAAAGTGGTGAACCTCGGGGCGGTGCTGAGCACCAAGAAGCACGAGGCCGTCTTCCGCGAGGCAGTGGCCCAGGCCAACAAGCGCCACGGCGCCTGGAAGATCCAGCTCAACGCCACCTCCGTCACCCACAAGCCCAACGCCATCCAGATGGCCCTCTCCGTCTGCGAGGACCTCATCTCCAGCCAG GTCTACGCCATCTTAGTGAGTCACCCACCGGCTCCAAATGACCACCTCACGCCAACGCCTGTCTCCTACACAGCCGGATTCTATAGGATACCAGTCATTGGGCTGACCACGCGCATGTCCATATATTCGGATAAG AGCATCCACTTGTCCTTCCTGCGCACGGTCCCCCCTTATTCCCACCAGTCCAATGTCTGGTTTGAAATGATGCGCTTTTACAAGTGGAACCACATCATACTCATCGTCAGCGATGATCATGAGGGGCGAGCGGCCCAGAAGAAACTGGAgaccctcttagaagagaaagaatCAAAG AGTAAAAAAAGGAACTATGACAGCCTCGAACAACTATCCTATGACAACAAGCGAGGACCCAAG GCTGAGAAGGTGCTCCAGTTTGAACCCGGGACAAAAAATGTCACTTcgctgctcttggaagctaaggaacTGGAGGCTCGGGTTATCATCCTCTCCGCCAG TGAGGATGATGCCACCACCGTCTACACGGCTGCAGCGAAAGAGAACATGACTGGTCCCGGCTACGTGTGGCTTGTGGGGGAGAGGGAGATCTCGGGCAATGCCCTGCGCAGTGCCCCAGAAG GACTGATTGGCTTGCAGCTCATGAATGGGAAGAACGAGTCTGCTCACATCAGGGATGCGGTGGCAGTGGTGGCCCAGGCCGTCCATGACCTCTTTGAGAAGGAGAATATCACAGACCCACCGAGGGGCTGTGTGGGCAacaccaacatctggaagactggcCCGCTCTTCAAGAG GGTGCTCATGCAGACCAAGTATGCGGATGGTGTGACAGGCAGAGTGGAGTTCAATGAGGATGGGGATAGGAAATATGCCAACTACAGTGTCATGAACCTACAGAATAACAAACTGGTGCAAGTCGGAGTCTACAATGGTAGCCAC TTTCTGCCCAACGACCGCAAGATCATCTGGCCTGGAGGAGAGACAGAGACGCCGCAGGGCTATGAAATGTCTACAAAACTAAAG ATTGTCACCATTCACCAAGAGCCGTTTGTCTATGTGAAGCCGACCCAGTTAGACGGGAAGTGTGAAGCGCGCCACAACAGCACCGGGGGGTTGGTGCAGCAGGTCCTCTGCACTGGGCCAAACGAGACCATGCCAG GCCGCCCCAGTGTGATGTTGTGTTGTTACGGATTCTGCATTGACTTACTCATCAAGCTCGCCAAGACAATGAATTTCACCTATGAAGTTCACCTGGTGGCCGATGGCAAATTTGGAACCCAAGAGCGG gtgaacaacagcaacaagaaggaGTGGAACGGGATGATGGGTGAGCTGCTGAGTGGCCAGGCCGACATGATTGTAGCCCCACTGACCATTAACAACGAGCGGGCACAGTACATCGAATTCTCCAAGCCCTTCAAGTATCAGGGACTCACCATCCTGGTCAAAAAG gaaaTTCCCCGCAGCACGCTGGACTCGTTCATGCAGCCATTCCAGAGCACTCTGTGGCTCTTAGTGGGGCTCTCGGTGCACGTGGTGGCTGTGATGCTATACCTCCTGGACCGCTTCAG CCCGTTTGGCCGATTTAAAGTGAACAgcgaagaagaggaagaggatgctCTGACACTCTCTTCTGCCATGTGGTTTTCCTGGGGAGTCCTGCTGAACTCTGGCATTGGAGAAG GCGCTCCTCGGAGTTTCTCAGCTCGAATCCTTGGAATGGTGTGGGCTGGATTTGCCATGATTATCGTTGCCTCCTACACTGCCAACCTGGCTGCCTTCCTGGTGTTGGACAGACCGGAGGAACGAATCACTGGCATCAATGACCCCAGG ctGCGAAACCCTTCTGACAAGTTCATCTATGCCACTGTGAAGCAGAGTTCTGTAGACATTTACTTCCGGCGGCAGGTGGAGCTGAGCACTATGTACCGGCACATGGAGAAACACAATTATGAGAGCGCCGCAGAAGCCATCCAGGCTGTCCGGGACAA CAAGCTCCATGCATTCATCTGGGACTCAGCTGTACTGGAGTTTGAAGCTTCACAGAAGTGTGACCTGGTGACAACGGGGGAGCTCTTCTTCCGCTCTGGCTTTGGCATCGGGATGCGCAAGGACAGCCCCTGGAAGCAGAACGTCTCTCTGGCCATCCTCAA CCTCCACGAGAACGGCTTCATGGAAGAGCTTGACAAGACCTGGGTGAGGTATCAGGAGTGTGACTCCCGCAGCAATGCCCCAGCGACCCTCACTTTTGAGAACATGGCAG GTGTATTCATGCTGGTGGCTGGAGGTATTGTGGCCGGgatatttttaatattcataGAAATAGCATACAAAAGGCATAAAGACGCCCGGAGGAAGCAGATGCAACTGGCGTTTGCGGCTGTTAATGTGTGGCGGAAAAACCTGCAG CAGTATCACCCTACAGACATCACTGGGCAGCTCAACCTCTCCGACCCCTCGGTCAGCACCGTGGTGTGA
- the GRIN1 gene encoding glutamate receptor ionotropic, NMDA 1 isoform X4, translating into MRLLLLGVLVWFSLARAGCEPKVVNLGAVLSTKKHEAVFREAVAQANKRHGAWKIQLNATSVTHKPNAIQMALSVCEDLISSQVYAILVSHPPAPNDHLTPTPVSYTAGFYRIPVIGLTTRMSIYSDKSIHLSFLRTVPPYSHQSNVWFEMMRFYKWNHIILIVSDDHEGRAAQKKLETLLEEKESKAEKVLQFEPGTKNVTSLLLEAKELEARVIILSASEDDATTVYTAAAKENMTGPGYVWLVGEREISGNALRSAPEGLIGLQLMNGKNESAHIRDAVAVVAQAVHDLFEKENITDPPRGCVGNTNIWKTGPLFKRVLMQTKYADGVTGRVEFNEDGDRKYANYSVMNLQNNKLVQVGVYNGSHFLPNDRKIIWPGGETETPQGYEMSTKLKIVTIHQEPFVYVKPTQLDGKCEARHNSTGGLVQQVLCTGPNETMPGRPSVMLCCYGFCIDLLIKLAKTMNFTYEVHLVADGKFGTQERVNNSNKKEWNGMMGELLSGQADMIVAPLTINNERAQYIEFSKPFKYQGLTILVKKEIPRSTLDSFMQPFQSTLWLLVGLSVHVVAVMLYLLDRFSPFGRFKVNSEEEEEDALTLSSAMWFSWGVLLNSGIGEGAPRSFSARILGMVWAGFAMIIVASYTANLAAFLVLDRPEERITGINDPRLRNPSDKFIYATVKQSSVDIYFRRQVELSTMYRHMEKHNYESAAEAIQAVRDNKLHAFIWDSAVLEFEASQKCDLVTTGELFFRSGFGIGMRKDSPWKQNVSLAILNLHENGFMEELDKTWVRYQECDSRSNAPATLTFENMAGVFMLVAGGIVAGIFLIFIEIAYKRHKDARRKQMQLAFAAVNVWRKNLQDRKSGRAEPDPKKKATFRSITSTLASSFKRRRSSKDTQYHPTDITGQLNLSDPSVSTVV; encoded by the exons atgcggctgctgctgctgggggtgCTGGTGTGGTTCTCGCTGGCCAGGGCCGGGTGCGAGCCCAAAGTGGTGAACCTCGGGGCGGTGCTGAGCACCAAGAAGCACGAGGCCGTCTTCCGCGAGGCAGTGGCCCAGGCCAACAAGCGCCACGGCGCCTGGAAGATCCAGCTCAACGCCACCTCCGTCACCCACAAGCCCAACGCCATCCAGATGGCCCTCTCCGTCTGCGAGGACCTCATCTCCAGCCAG GTCTACGCCATCTTAGTGAGTCACCCACCGGCTCCAAATGACCACCTCACGCCAACGCCTGTCTCCTACACAGCCGGATTCTATAGGATACCAGTCATTGGGCTGACCACGCGCATGTCCATATATTCGGATAAG AGCATCCACTTGTCCTTCCTGCGCACGGTCCCCCCTTATTCCCACCAGTCCAATGTCTGGTTTGAAATGATGCGCTTTTACAAGTGGAACCACATCATACTCATCGTCAGCGATGATCATGAGGGGCGAGCGGCCCAGAAGAAACTGGAgaccctcttagaagagaaagaatCAAAG GCTGAGAAGGTGCTCCAGTTTGAACCCGGGACAAAAAATGTCACTTcgctgctcttggaagctaaggaacTGGAGGCTCGGGTTATCATCCTCTCCGCCAG TGAGGATGATGCCACCACCGTCTACACGGCTGCAGCGAAAGAGAACATGACTGGTCCCGGCTACGTGTGGCTTGTGGGGGAGAGGGAGATCTCGGGCAATGCCCTGCGCAGTGCCCCAGAAG GACTGATTGGCTTGCAGCTCATGAATGGGAAGAACGAGTCTGCTCACATCAGGGATGCGGTGGCAGTGGTGGCCCAGGCCGTCCATGACCTCTTTGAGAAGGAGAATATCACAGACCCACCGAGGGGCTGTGTGGGCAacaccaacatctggaagactggcCCGCTCTTCAAGAG GGTGCTCATGCAGACCAAGTATGCGGATGGTGTGACAGGCAGAGTGGAGTTCAATGAGGATGGGGATAGGAAATATGCCAACTACAGTGTCATGAACCTACAGAATAACAAACTGGTGCAAGTCGGAGTCTACAATGGTAGCCAC TTTCTGCCCAACGACCGCAAGATCATCTGGCCTGGAGGAGAGACAGAGACGCCGCAGGGCTATGAAATGTCTACAAAACTAAAG ATTGTCACCATTCACCAAGAGCCGTTTGTCTATGTGAAGCCGACCCAGTTAGACGGGAAGTGTGAAGCGCGCCACAACAGCACCGGGGGGTTGGTGCAGCAGGTCCTCTGCACTGGGCCAAACGAGACCATGCCAG GCCGCCCCAGTGTGATGTTGTGTTGTTACGGATTCTGCATTGACTTACTCATCAAGCTCGCCAAGACAATGAATTTCACCTATGAAGTTCACCTGGTGGCCGATGGCAAATTTGGAACCCAAGAGCGG gtgaacaacagcaacaagaaggaGTGGAACGGGATGATGGGTGAGCTGCTGAGTGGCCAGGCCGACATGATTGTAGCCCCACTGACCATTAACAACGAGCGGGCACAGTACATCGAATTCTCCAAGCCCTTCAAGTATCAGGGACTCACCATCCTGGTCAAAAAG gaaaTTCCCCGCAGCACGCTGGACTCGTTCATGCAGCCATTCCAGAGCACTCTGTGGCTCTTAGTGGGGCTCTCGGTGCACGTGGTGGCTGTGATGCTATACCTCCTGGACCGCTTCAG CCCGTTTGGCCGATTTAAAGTGAACAgcgaagaagaggaagaggatgctCTGACACTCTCTTCTGCCATGTGGTTTTCCTGGGGAGTCCTGCTGAACTCTGGCATTGGAGAAG GCGCTCCTCGGAGTTTCTCAGCTCGAATCCTTGGAATGGTGTGGGCTGGATTTGCCATGATTATCGTTGCCTCCTACACTGCCAACCTGGCTGCCTTCCTGGTGTTGGACAGACCGGAGGAACGAATCACTGGCATCAATGACCCCAGG ctGCGAAACCCTTCTGACAAGTTCATCTATGCCACTGTGAAGCAGAGTTCTGTAGACATTTACTTCCGGCGGCAGGTGGAGCTGAGCACTATGTACCGGCACATGGAGAAACACAATTATGAGAGCGCCGCAGAAGCCATCCAGGCTGTCCGGGACAA CAAGCTCCATGCATTCATCTGGGACTCAGCTGTACTGGAGTTTGAAGCTTCACAGAAGTGTGACCTGGTGACAACGGGGGAGCTCTTCTTCCGCTCTGGCTTTGGCATCGGGATGCGCAAGGACAGCCCCTGGAAGCAGAACGTCTCTCTGGCCATCCTCAA CCTCCACGAGAACGGCTTCATGGAAGAGCTTGACAAGACCTGGGTGAGGTATCAGGAGTGTGACTCCCGCAGCAATGCCCCAGCGACCCTCACTTTTGAGAACATGGCAG GTGTATTCATGCTGGTGGCTGGAGGTATTGTGGCCGGgatatttttaatattcataGAAATAGCATACAAAAGGCATAAAGACGCCCGGAGGAAGCAGATGCAACTGGCGTTTGCGGCTGTTAATGTGTGGCGGAAAAACCTGCAG GATAGAAAAAGTGGTAGAGCAGAACCAGACCCTAAAAAGAAAGCCACTTTTAGGTCCATCACCTCTACCCTGGCCTCCAGCTTCAAGAGACGTAGGTCATCCAAAGATACg CAGTATCACCCTACAGACATCACTGGGCAGCTCAACCTCTCCGACCCCTCGGTCAGCACCGTGGTGTGA
- the GRIN1 gene encoding glutamate receptor ionotropic, NMDA 1 isoform X1, whose protein sequence is MRLLLLGVLVWFSLARAGCEPKVVNLGAVLSTKKHEAVFREAVAQANKRHGAWKIQLNATSVTHKPNAIQMALSVCEDLISSQVYAILVSHPPAPNDHLTPTPVSYTAGFYRIPVIGLTTRMSIYSDKSIHLSFLRTVPPYSHQSNVWFEMMRFYKWNHIILIVSDDHEGRAAQKKLETLLEEKESKSKKRNYDSLEQLSYDNKRGPKAEKVLQFEPGTKNVTSLLLEAKELEARVIILSASEDDATTVYTAAAKENMTGPGYVWLVGEREISGNALRSAPEGLIGLQLMNGKNESAHIRDAVAVVAQAVHDLFEKENITDPPRGCVGNTNIWKTGPLFKRVLMQTKYADGVTGRVEFNEDGDRKYANYSVMNLQNNKLVQVGVYNGSHFLPNDRKIIWPGGETETPQGYEMSTKLKIVTIHQEPFVYVKPTQLDGKCEARHNSTGGLVQQVLCTGPNETMPGRPSVMLCCYGFCIDLLIKLAKTMNFTYEVHLVADGKFGTQERVNNSNKKEWNGMMGELLSGQADMIVAPLTINNERAQYIEFSKPFKYQGLTILVKKEIPRSTLDSFMQPFQSTLWLLVGLSVHVVAVMLYLLDRFSPFGRFKVNSEEEEEDALTLSSAMWFSWGVLLNSGIGEGAPRSFSARILGMVWAGFAMIIVASYTANLAAFLVLDRPEERITGINDPRLRNPSDKFIYATVKQSSVDIYFRRQVELSTMYRHMEKHNYESAAEAIQAVRDNKLHAFIWDSAVLEFEASQKCDLVTTGELFFRSGFGIGMRKDSPWKQNVSLAILNLHENGFMEELDKTWVRYQECDSRSNAPATLTFENMAGVFMLVAGGIVAGIFLIFIEIAYKRHKDARRKQMQLAFAAVNVWRKNLQSSLSLVAVGFTFRKGPEHFYLVDRKSGRAEPDPKKKATFRSITSTLASSFKRRRSSKDTQYHPTDITGQLNLSDPSVSTVV, encoded by the exons atgcggctgctgctgctgggggtgCTGGTGTGGTTCTCGCTGGCCAGGGCCGGGTGCGAGCCCAAAGTGGTGAACCTCGGGGCGGTGCTGAGCACCAAGAAGCACGAGGCCGTCTTCCGCGAGGCAGTGGCCCAGGCCAACAAGCGCCACGGCGCCTGGAAGATCCAGCTCAACGCCACCTCCGTCACCCACAAGCCCAACGCCATCCAGATGGCCCTCTCCGTCTGCGAGGACCTCATCTCCAGCCAG GTCTACGCCATCTTAGTGAGTCACCCACCGGCTCCAAATGACCACCTCACGCCAACGCCTGTCTCCTACACAGCCGGATTCTATAGGATACCAGTCATTGGGCTGACCACGCGCATGTCCATATATTCGGATAAG AGCATCCACTTGTCCTTCCTGCGCACGGTCCCCCCTTATTCCCACCAGTCCAATGTCTGGTTTGAAATGATGCGCTTTTACAAGTGGAACCACATCATACTCATCGTCAGCGATGATCATGAGGGGCGAGCGGCCCAGAAGAAACTGGAgaccctcttagaagagaaagaatCAAAG AGTAAAAAAAGGAACTATGACAGCCTCGAACAACTATCCTATGACAACAAGCGAGGACCCAAG GCTGAGAAGGTGCTCCAGTTTGAACCCGGGACAAAAAATGTCACTTcgctgctcttggaagctaaggaacTGGAGGCTCGGGTTATCATCCTCTCCGCCAG TGAGGATGATGCCACCACCGTCTACACGGCTGCAGCGAAAGAGAACATGACTGGTCCCGGCTACGTGTGGCTTGTGGGGGAGAGGGAGATCTCGGGCAATGCCCTGCGCAGTGCCCCAGAAG GACTGATTGGCTTGCAGCTCATGAATGGGAAGAACGAGTCTGCTCACATCAGGGATGCGGTGGCAGTGGTGGCCCAGGCCGTCCATGACCTCTTTGAGAAGGAGAATATCACAGACCCACCGAGGGGCTGTGTGGGCAacaccaacatctggaagactggcCCGCTCTTCAAGAG GGTGCTCATGCAGACCAAGTATGCGGATGGTGTGACAGGCAGAGTGGAGTTCAATGAGGATGGGGATAGGAAATATGCCAACTACAGTGTCATGAACCTACAGAATAACAAACTGGTGCAAGTCGGAGTCTACAATGGTAGCCAC TTTCTGCCCAACGACCGCAAGATCATCTGGCCTGGAGGAGAGACAGAGACGCCGCAGGGCTATGAAATGTCTACAAAACTAAAG ATTGTCACCATTCACCAAGAGCCGTTTGTCTATGTGAAGCCGACCCAGTTAGACGGGAAGTGTGAAGCGCGCCACAACAGCACCGGGGGGTTGGTGCAGCAGGTCCTCTGCACTGGGCCAAACGAGACCATGCCAG GCCGCCCCAGTGTGATGTTGTGTTGTTACGGATTCTGCATTGACTTACTCATCAAGCTCGCCAAGACAATGAATTTCACCTATGAAGTTCACCTGGTGGCCGATGGCAAATTTGGAACCCAAGAGCGG gtgaacaacagcaacaagaaggaGTGGAACGGGATGATGGGTGAGCTGCTGAGTGGCCAGGCCGACATGATTGTAGCCCCACTGACCATTAACAACGAGCGGGCACAGTACATCGAATTCTCCAAGCCCTTCAAGTATCAGGGACTCACCATCCTGGTCAAAAAG gaaaTTCCCCGCAGCACGCTGGACTCGTTCATGCAGCCATTCCAGAGCACTCTGTGGCTCTTAGTGGGGCTCTCGGTGCACGTGGTGGCTGTGATGCTATACCTCCTGGACCGCTTCAG CCCGTTTGGCCGATTTAAAGTGAACAgcgaagaagaggaagaggatgctCTGACACTCTCTTCTGCCATGTGGTTTTCCTGGGGAGTCCTGCTGAACTCTGGCATTGGAGAAG GCGCTCCTCGGAGTTTCTCAGCTCGAATCCTTGGAATGGTGTGGGCTGGATTTGCCATGATTATCGTTGCCTCCTACACTGCCAACCTGGCTGCCTTCCTGGTGTTGGACAGACCGGAGGAACGAATCACTGGCATCAATGACCCCAGG ctGCGAAACCCTTCTGACAAGTTCATCTATGCCACTGTGAAGCAGAGTTCTGTAGACATTTACTTCCGGCGGCAGGTGGAGCTGAGCACTATGTACCGGCACATGGAGAAACACAATTATGAGAGCGCCGCAGAAGCCATCCAGGCTGTCCGGGACAA CAAGCTCCATGCATTCATCTGGGACTCAGCTGTACTGGAGTTTGAAGCTTCACAGAAGTGTGACCTGGTGACAACGGGGGAGCTCTTCTTCCGCTCTGGCTTTGGCATCGGGATGCGCAAGGACAGCCCCTGGAAGCAGAACGTCTCTCTGGCCATCCTCAA CCTCCACGAGAACGGCTTCATGGAAGAGCTTGACAAGACCTGGGTGAGGTATCAGGAGTGTGACTCCCGCAGCAATGCCCCAGCGACCCTCACTTTTGAGAACATGGCAG GTGTATTCATGCTGGTGGCTGGAGGTATTGTGGCCGGgatatttttaatattcataGAAATAGCATACAAAAGGCATAAAGACGCCCGGAGGAAGCAGATGCAACTGGCGTTTGCGGCTGTTAATGTGTGGCGGAAAAACCTGCAG tcctctctctctcttgtggccGTAGGATTCACCTTCAGAAAAGGCCCCGAGCATTTTTATTTAGTG GATAGAAAAAGTGGTAGAGCAGAACCAGACCCTAAAAAGAAAGCCACTTTTAGGTCCATCACCTCTACCCTGGCCTCCAGCTTCAAGAGACGTAGGTCATCCAAAGATACg CAGTATCACCCTACAGACATCACTGGGCAGCTCAACCTCTCCGACCCCTCGGTCAGCACCGTGGTGTGA